From a region of the Candidatus Neptunochlamydia vexilliferae genome:
- a CDS encoding substrate-binding periplasmic protein produces the protein MIKRYFLLFFILMVAVSCGTTSRGKSYTIAIDPSWFPLDLQGKEPNIYAFSSELLRAISHKEGVFFEKIRMDWDNLALGLEKGDYDGMLSSLTPRVFWGKTYTFSDPFLHTGPVLVIREEEKIRSLDGKEIAVDSFANEAILIEKFPGVIIQYYTVIPEGLDEVLSGQLDGVLINYLQATSYIRDLYHGQVKIAMPPLDDAGLRLITLDGGNTELVEIFNRGLDKLKDDGTLDKLLAKWELN, from the coding sequence ATGATAAAGCGTTACTTCCTCCTCTTTTTTATTTTGATGGTTGCTGTTTCGTGTGGAACGACTAGCAGAGGCAAGAGCTATACCATTGCGATTGATCCGAGCTGGTTTCCCCTTGATCTACAGGGAAAAGAGCCCAATATCTATGCCTTTTCAAGTGAGCTTCTTCGGGCCATCTCTCATAAAGAGGGCGTCTTCTTTGAAAAGATACGGATGGACTGGGATAACTTGGCTTTAGGGCTTGAAAAGGGAGACTATGATGGGATGCTCTCTTCGCTTACCCCTCGGGTTTTTTGGGGTAAGACCTATACCTTTTCTGATCCCTTTCTCCATACCGGCCCCGTTCTCGTTATTCGAGAAGAGGAGAAGATTCGCTCGCTCGATGGGAAAGAAATTGCTGTCGACTCTTTTGCTAACGAAGCGATTCTTATCGAAAAATTTCCTGGCGTGATTATCCAATATTACACAGTGATTCCCGAGGGACTTGATGAAGTTCTCTCTGGGCAGCTCGACGGTGTCCTTATTAACTATCTGCAGGCGACCAGCTACATCCGCGATCTCTATCATGGACAGGTGAAAATCGCGATGCCCCCCCTTGATGATGCGGGTCTGCGCCTTATCACTCTCGATGGGGGCAATACTGAGCTCGTCGAGATCTTCAACCGGGGGCTTGATAAGCTTAAGGATGATGGCACGTTAGACAAGCTCCTTGCCAAGTGGGAACTTAATTAG